One segment of Pseudomonadota bacterium DNA contains the following:
- the dprA gene encoding DNA-processing protein DprA — translation MPTDAPIPLPAAPLIVTAASRRWPAGIEELPSRPQRLIIAGELPSLERAVAIVGTRAADEEAVDFTRQLARSLGASGCAIVSGGALGIDAAAHRGALEQGAPTVAVLATGLRSAYPREHARLFARIASRGALVSEFDHAPARPGYFLKRNRIVAALAKVVVVVQAPLRSGALSTARWAVRLKRPVFAVPGSPWDIRAAGCLSLLGLGARPCASATDILSALSLQQDPASSPRLAAGRPSAGASGPSDRRRTAAQGRDSEVPQPKKRSGGCREGSGQRLPGLQSVVLKQLEVRPLHPDEIARRTGLSAAEVLRTLLELTLLGTVEQVAAGGYRRTEPGPPIAASTV, via the coding sequence ATGCCTACCGATGCGCCCATCCCCCTGCCGGCAGCTCCGCTCATCGTCACCGCCGCTTCGCGCCGCTGGCCTGCCGGCATCGAGGAGCTTCCGAGCCGCCCGCAGCGGCTCATCATCGCAGGCGAGCTGCCCTCCCTTGAGAGAGCCGTCGCGATCGTGGGGACGCGTGCCGCGGATGAAGAGGCAGTGGACTTCACGCGACAGCTCGCGCGCTCCTTGGGAGCCTCGGGCTGTGCGATCGTGTCCGGCGGGGCGCTCGGAATAGACGCTGCGGCACACCGAGGTGCGCTGGAGCAGGGAGCGCCCACGGTAGCCGTGCTGGCCACGGGCTTGCGAAGCGCCTATCCCCGAGAGCACGCGAGACTCTTCGCTCGAATCGCCTCGCGGGGCGCGCTGGTCAGCGAGTTCGACCACGCGCCCGCGCGGCCTGGCTATTTCCTGAAGCGTAACCGGATTGTGGCGGCGCTGGCCAAGGTCGTGGTGGTGGTGCAGGCCCCACTCCGGTCGGGCGCACTGTCGACCGCGCGTTGGGCCGTGCGGCTGAAGCGTCCCGTCTTCGCAGTGCCTGGAAGTCCCTGGGACATCCGGGCCGCCGGATGCTTGTCGCTGCTGGGGCTCGGCGCCCGGCCTTGCGCGAGCGCAACGGACATCTTGAGCGCGTTGTCGCTGCAGCAGGATCCGGCCTCGAGCCCGAGGTTGGCGGCCGGGCGCCCCTCAGCGGGAGCATCGGGGCCTTCCGATCGGCGGCGAACCGCGGCACAGGGACGCGACAGCGAGGTGCCCCAGCCAAAGAAGCGCTCGGGAGGCTGCCGCGAAGGCTCGGGCCAGCGCTTGCCAGGGTTGCAGTCGGTCGTGCTGAAGCAGCTCGAAGTGCGCCCCCTGCATCCAGACGAGATTGCACGGCGAACGGGCTTGAGCGCAGCCGAGGTGCTGCGCACGCTTCTCGAGCTGACTTTGCTGGGTACCGTGGAGCAGGTCGCAGCCGGCGGCTACCGGAGAACCGAGCCTGGCCCCCCAATTGCGGCATCGACGGTTTGA